A single region of the Roseivivax sp. THAF197b genome encodes:
- the rpsO gene encoding 30S ribosomal protein S15 translates to MSITAETKQQIMKEYATADGDTGSPEVQVAILTTRITALTEHFKTHKKDNHSRRGLLKLVAQRRKLLDYLKSRDEERYKTLIGKLGIRR, encoded by the coding sequence ATGTCGATCACTGCCGAGACGAAACAGCAAATCATGAAGGAATACGCGACGGCCGACGGCGATACCGGTTCGCCGGAAGTCCAGGTTGCGATCCTGACCACGCGCATTACCGCGCTGACCGAGCATTTCAAGACCCACAAGAAGGACAACCACTCCCGTCGTGGCCTCCTGAAGCTCGTTGCACAGCGCCGCAAACTGCTCGACTACCTCAAGTCGCGCGACGAAGAGCGTTACAAGACCCTGATCGGCAAGCTGGGCATCCGCCGCTGA